A DNA window from Arachis duranensis cultivar V14167 chromosome 3, aradu.V14167.gnm2.J7QH, whole genome shotgun sequence contains the following coding sequences:
- the LOC107481201 gene encoding phosphate transporter PHO1 homolog 3, whose amino-acid sequence MKFGKEYKSQMVPEWEEAYTDYNYLKALLKEIQRFKHSRNNKPSSSSAMLKRKLTLYRAFSGLTQRPHYHPLTPPDIEAQQEPIAVHLCASSAGDDCYQTTFLMASEEGGEYEVVFFKRLDDEFNKVEKFYRTKMEEVMKEAAMLNKQMDAFIALRMKVENPDLKFDRSVEMALLASHVASSTSLLSASTPRGAKIKRNVSMVMEKIEEGSTHHDQSEDEEEDDKKQRVKQEVEVQKQNKPKNLFGTRPTPLEVLNHVQLNNTFETPRSTIKGVLSHPENAEISFNMKTLKKVEDQLHRSFIEFYRKLRLLKSYSFLNVLAFSKIMKKYDKITSRGAGKSYMKMVDDSNLGGSDEVTKLMDRVEKTFTKHFANSNRSKAMSILRPKAKRDTHRVTFTMGFLAGCIASLVLALILIIRTRNIMDHEGTTKYMETLFPLQSLFGFVVLHMVVYAADIYFWKRYRVNYSFIFGFKQGTELGHNRVLLLSFGLAVLALVGVIVNLDMQMDPETQDYTALTELIPLILLLSVVAILLCPFNIIYRSSRIFFLTCLFHCICAPLYKVTLPDFVLADQFTSQVQALRSFEFYICYYGWGDFRQRENTCNSSSIFQTFKFIVAAIPYWSRFLQCLRRLFEEKDPMQGYNGLKYLVTIVAVCLRTAYSINHGVGWEVLAWIFSISAAVVSTYWDLVIDWGLLQRHSKNRWLRDKLLIPHKTIYFVAMALNVLLRFAWLQTVLNFKFSSLHDQAMISIVASLEIIRRGIWNFFRLENEHLNNVGKYRAFKSVPLPFNYDEDEDKDD is encoded by the exons ATGAAGTTTGGAAAGGAATACAAATCACAAATGGTGCCAGAATGGGAGGAAGCATACACAGACTACAATTACCTAAAAGCCCTTCTCAAAGAAATCCAAAGATTCAAACACAGCAGGAACaataagccatcatcatcatcagccATGCTCAAGAGAAAGCTAACACTCTACAGAGCCTTCAGTGGCCTCACACAGAGACCGCACTACCACCCTCTCACCCCTCCTGACATTGAGGCCCAACAAGAACCCATCGCCGTCCACCTCTGTGCCTCCTCCGCCGGCGATGATTGCTACCAGACCACGTTCCTGATGGCGTCGGAAGAAGGAGGTGAGTACGAGGTTGTGTTTTTCAAGAGACTGGATGATGAGTTCAACAAGGTGGAGAAGTTCTACAGGACGAAGATGGAGGAAGTGATGAAGGAAGCTGCAATGCTGAACAAGCAGATGGATGCTTTTATAGCTTTGAGAATGAAGGTTGAGAATCCCGATTTGAAGTTTGATAGATCTGTGGAGATGGCTCTTCTTGCTTCTCATGTTGCTTCTTCCACCTCTCTCTTGTCTGCTTCTACTCCAAGAGGAGCCAAGATCAAAA GAAATGTTTCCATGGTCAtggaaaagattgaagaaggaAGCACACATCATGATCAatcagaagatgaagaagaagatgacaaGAAACAGAGAGTGAAACAAGAAGTTGAAGTACAGAAACAGAACAAGCCAAAGAACTTATTTGGAACTAGACCTACACCTTTGGAAGTGCTTAATCATGTGCAGCTGAATAACACTTTCGAAACTCCACGCTCAACTATAAAAGGAGTTCTCAGTCACCCTGAGAATGCAGAGATAAGTTTCAACATGAAAACTCTGAAGAAAGTTGAGGATCAACTTCACCGTTCATTCATTGAATTCTACCGCAAGCTTCGCCTTCTAAAAAGTTATAG CTTTCTGAATGTGTTGGCATTTTCAAAGATAATGAAGAAATATGATAAG ATTACATCTAGAGGTGCAGGTAAATCTTACATGAAAATGGTAGACGATTCCAACCTTGGAGGCTCCGATGAG GTCACAAAGCTTATGGATAGGGTTGAAAAGACATTCACTAAGCACTTTGCCAACTCAAATCGCAGTAAAGCAATGAGTATCCTCAGACCAAAAGCAAAGAGAGATACACATAGAGTTACATTTACCATGG GTTTCTTAGCAGGATGCATAGCATCTCTAGTTCTAGCGCTTATTCTAATAATCCGTACTCGCAACATCATGGatcatgaaggaaccaccaaGTACATGGAGACCTTGTTTCCTCTTCAAAG CTTGTTTGGATTTGTAGTTCTACACATGGTTGTGTATGCAGCTGATATATACTTCTGGAAGAGATACAGAGTAAATTACTCATTCATATTTGGCTTCAAGCAAGGAACTGAGTTGGGCCACAATCGAGTCCTTCTTCTTAGTTTTGGCCTTGCAGTGTTGGCATTGGTCGGCGTGATTGTTAACCTTGACATGCAGATGGATCCAGAGACACAAGACTATACAGCACTCACCGAGCTTATTCCACTGATCTTGCTTCTT AGTGTAGTTGCTATTTTGCTGTGTCCTTTCAACATCATCTATCGCTCGAGCCGCATTTTCTTCCTTACATGCCTGTTTCACTGCATATGTGCTCCTCTTTACAAG GTCACACTCCCAGATTTTGTATTGGCAGATCAATTTACCAGCCAG GTGCAAGCCTTGAGAAGTTTCGAGTTCTACATTTGCTACTACGGTTGGGGAGACTTCAGACAGAGAGAAAACACCTGCAACTCAAGCAGCATATTCCAAACTTTCAAATTCATTGTCGCTGCTATTCCATACTGGTCTCGTTTCCTTCAG TGTCTTAGGCGCCTGTTCGAGGAGAAAGATCCAATGCAAGGATATAATGGGTTGAAATATTTAGTCACAATTGTAGCTGTatgcctaagaacagcatataGCATCAACCATGGAGTGGGATGGGAGGTGCTGGCCTGGATTTTCTCAATATCTGCAGCAGTTGTTTCTACATATTGGGACCTTGTGATAGATTGGGGTCTTCTGCAAAGGCATTCCAAGAATCGATGGCTCAGAGACAAACTCCTAATCCCTCATAAAACTATATACTTTGTAGCCATG GCCTTGAATGTTTTGCTGAGATTTGCTTGGCTGCAGACAGTTTTGAATTTCAAGTTTTCCTCCCTGCATGACCAAGCCATGATTTCCATTGTTGCTTCCCTAGAGATCATTCGTCGTGGCATATGGAACTTCTTCAG ATTGGAGAATGAGCATTTAAACAATGTTGGCAAGTACCGTGCTTTCAAGTCAGTGCCACTACCCTTCAACTACGATGAGGATGAAGATAAAGATGATTGA